In Nonomuraea muscovyensis, one genomic interval encodes:
- a CDS encoding ThiF family adenylyltransferase: MRVPRIKRVHQPMTLPGDRIMIGLMQQGISSEIQDDEDGSIARLIVLMDGTRTVDEVCAAFAETHPAVDEQDVREVIQGLIDNGFVEDAGAPLPANLTEREARRYEPARNYFAWIDPVPRSSPYEIQSRIKDAKVCLLGIGGTGSAVAAGLVSSGIGALHLADFDTVEEANLTRQLLYTEADIGQPKIDTAVARLRQMNSLVEISGSTLKAGGADDIARLMDECDVFVLCADEPHPDIMFWTNDAALRTGTPWFVSFYTGPMAVVGSLIPHRTGCWMCLRRQEDQREFKAHGRSLTEERPNAVIAASANISGHLCALEVMYHLGGLPVQARGRVFHWNYGMWDHSYYIDIPHYEDCPSCGAGPS; this comes from the coding sequence GTGCGCGTCCCCCGCATCAAGCGCGTTCACCAGCCCATGACCCTGCCCGGCGACCGCATCATGATCGGCCTCATGCAGCAGGGCATCTCCTCCGAGATCCAGGATGACGAGGACGGCTCGATAGCCCGCCTGATCGTCCTCATGGACGGCACCCGTACGGTCGACGAGGTCTGCGCCGCCTTCGCCGAGACCCATCCCGCCGTCGATGAGCAGGATGTGCGCGAGGTCATCCAGGGGCTGATCGACAACGGCTTCGTCGAGGACGCCGGAGCGCCGCTGCCGGCCAATCTCACCGAACGCGAGGCCAGGCGCTACGAGCCGGCCAGGAACTACTTCGCCTGGATCGACCCGGTTCCGCGCAGCTCGCCGTACGAGATCCAGTCCAGGATCAAGGACGCCAAGGTCTGCCTGCTCGGCATCGGCGGCACGGGCTCGGCGGTGGCGGCGGGGCTGGTCTCCAGCGGCATCGGAGCCCTGCACCTGGCCGACTTCGACACCGTCGAGGAAGCCAACCTCACCCGCCAGCTCCTCTACACCGAGGCGGACATCGGCCAACCCAAGATCGACACCGCCGTCGCGCGTCTGCGCCAGATGAACAGCCTGGTCGAGATCAGCGGGAGCACGCTGAAGGCCGGCGGAGCCGACGACATCGCCCGGCTGATGGACGAGTGCGACGTGTTCGTCCTGTGCGCCGACGAACCTCACCCCGACATCATGTTCTGGACCAACGACGCGGCGCTGCGCACGGGTACGCCGTGGTTCGTCAGCTTCTACACCGGCCCGATGGCCGTCGTCGGATCCCTCATCCCGCACCGGACCGGATGCTGGATGTGCCTGCGGCGTCAGGAGGACCAGCGGGAGTTCAAGGCCCACGGCCGCTCGCTCACCGAGGAACGGCCCAACGCCGTGATCGCGGCCAGTGCCAACATCAGCGGGCACCTGTGCGCCCTGGAGGTGATGTACCACCTCGGCGGCCTGCCCGTGCAGGCCCGCGGCCGCGTCTTCCACTGGAACTACGGCATGTGGGACCACTCCTACTACATCGACATCCCGCACTACGAGGACTGCCCGTCGTGCGGAGCCGGACCGTCGTGA
- a CDS encoding outer membrane protein assembly factor BamB family protein, translating into MLTVRRLALVLAVALVTGSAVAADAPRLPWGPTGWQALWSMPADVEDPDHPGDLHYGVSGEALAVSTSRGAVTVHDPLTGRRRHTIPADPGSPAPIAGLGVASGTIVVSREAPGVAGYVVSGYELATGAPLWRRTVTAASSAGPVVGLSVMVTEGGVTVLDLQADPATLTTFDLRTGRQTTRTTRPPRCRLQGGATSRTIMLLSSCPGDRVELASVDPRTLRPHWTRSLPRSLSLPSQDQADAPPTLGLTTGADGYVYVEAGGDQVFYSPEGLRLSTAREAVEQRPPARGTEPERWSQPLLLGSPPRISDRGFLDVSARWPLPAFLISLDTVTGRLGGLPVDTPLSRAFLVGTAPGLAFVYDKVGWIIAYKAAYGPATARAPFGDVPMADWPDACALLTGRDVSLAGDGYRPNPGSRTLAGVTTPRPPACDWIPPTDDRAVVSLTVDWVFGSPAAARKAFATEVARIKRNGVYDPAYETSHAMTHTPPSPMGPLDESVVVAGPVLVRLRSTSRRAVRLLTPLLQRNLLARYEPGAGVPGDRPRHVRWSFPADGSVDDDLVLAGRTVYAGSADGNVYALDAASGAARWSHQTGGDVSSTSVSGGAVYAHNSTGRIVSLDAASGRLRWSRRVAGSNGVVLAAGTVYACGDNSEIVALDAATGRPRWRARLGGDVRFATPSVAGGTVHVGSADGTLYALDAASGRRRWRFRADGGTGFLPPVPSGATVYVPSRTGHLHALDRATGKPRWSFRAGARITAGPVVSGGAVYVGGGDGALHKLAAATGRTSWDFAPGGGDGIHGGLVVARGTVYLHHVNGLLYALDAASGGRRWSFPAGDSVMSRPAVAHGVVYAGNVEGRVHALDAATGTTRWTFRTSGQVRTTPVVAGGLVYVGSTTGEVSAIPAAGG; encoded by the coding sequence ATGCTGACCGTGCGCCGGCTCGCGCTCGTGCTGGCCGTGGCCCTGGTGACCGGCTCGGCCGTGGCGGCGGACGCGCCCCGCCTCCCCTGGGGGCCGACGGGATGGCAGGCCCTGTGGTCCATGCCCGCCGACGTCGAAGACCCTGACCACCCCGGGGACCTCCACTACGGCGTGTCCGGCGAGGCCCTCGCCGTGTCGACGTCGCGGGGGGCCGTCACGGTCCACGACCCGCTCACCGGCAGGAGGCGCCACACCATCCCCGCCGACCCCGGCAGCCCCGCCCCCATCGCCGGCCTGGGGGTCGCGTCGGGGACGATCGTCGTGTCGAGAGAGGCGCCCGGCGTGGCCGGCTACGTCGTATCCGGCTACGAGCTCGCCACGGGCGCCCCACTGTGGCGGCGTACGGTCACCGCCGCCTCCTCCGCCGGCCCGGTGGTCGGTCTGAGCGTCATGGTGACCGAAGGAGGAGTCACGGTCCTGGACCTGCAGGCCGACCCCGCCACCCTCACCACGTTCGACCTCCGTACCGGCAGGCAGACGACGCGGACGACCCGTCCGCCGCGATGCCGTCTGCAGGGCGGCGCCACCTCCCGGACGATCATGCTGCTCAGCTCCTGCCCGGGGGACCGGGTCGAGCTCGCCTCGGTGGACCCGCGCACCCTGCGGCCGCACTGGACGCGGTCGCTGCCGCGTTCCCTCTCGCTGCCGTCTCAGGACCAGGCGGACGCCCCGCCCACGCTCGGCCTCACGACCGGCGCGGACGGGTACGTGTACGTCGAGGCCGGAGGCGACCAGGTGTTCTACTCCCCGGAGGGCCTGCGGCTGTCCACCGCCCGCGAGGCCGTCGAGCAACGCCCACCCGCCCGGGGCACGGAACCGGAGCGCTGGAGCCAGCCCCTCCTCCTCGGCAGTCCTCCCCGGATCTCGGACAGAGGGTTTCTGGACGTCTCCGCCCGCTGGCCCCTGCCGGCCTTCCTCATCTCCCTGGACACCGTCACCGGCCGCCTCGGCGGGTTGCCCGTCGACACGCCGCTCTCCCGCGCGTTCCTCGTCGGCACGGCCCCGGGCCTCGCCTTCGTCTACGACAAAGTGGGCTGGATCATCGCGTACAAGGCGGCGTACGGGCCGGCCACCGCGCGGGCCCCGTTCGGCGACGTCCCGATGGCCGACTGGCCGGACGCCTGCGCCCTCCTGACCGGCCGCGACGTGAGCCTCGCCGGCGACGGATACCGCCCCAACCCCGGCAGCAGGACCCTGGCGGGAGTGACGACACCGAGGCCCCCGGCCTGCGACTGGATACCGCCGACCGACGACAGGGCCGTCGTCTCGCTCACGGTGGACTGGGTGTTCGGCTCCCCTGCCGCCGCGCGGAAGGCGTTCGCCACCGAAGTCGCCCGGATCAAGCGGAACGGCGTCTACGATCCCGCCTACGAGACCTCCCACGCCATGACGCACACGCCCCCTTCGCCGATGGGACCGCTGGACGAGTCCGTCGTCGTCGCCGGGCCGGTCCTCGTCCGGCTGAGATCGACGTCGCGGCGGGCCGTCCGGCTGCTCACCCCGCTGCTCCAGCGGAACCTGCTCGCCCGCTACGAGCCGGGAGCCGGCGTCCCCGGCGACCGTCCCCGCCACGTCCGCTGGAGCTTCCCCGCCGACGGCAGTGTCGACGACGACCTCGTGCTCGCGGGCCGCACCGTGTACGCCGGCAGCGCCGACGGCAACGTGTACGCGCTGGACGCCGCCTCGGGCGCGGCGCGGTGGAGCCACCAGACCGGCGGCGACGTCTCCTCCACGTCGGTGTCCGGCGGCGCCGTGTACGCCCACAACAGCACCGGACGGATCGTGTCCCTGGACGCCGCCTCGGGCCGGCTGCGGTGGAGCCGCCGGGTCGCCGGGTCGAACGGTGTCGTCCTGGCGGCGGGCACGGTGTACGCGTGCGGCGACAACTCCGAGATCGTCGCGCTGGACGCGGCCACCGGCCGGCCGCGATGGCGCGCCAGGCTCGGCGGGGACGTCCGTTTCGCCACGCCGTCGGTGGCCGGCGGCACCGTCCATGTCGGCAGCGCCGACGGCACGCTGTACGCGCTGGACGCCGCCTCCGGCAGGCGGCGCTGGCGCTTCCGGGCGGACGGGGGGACCGGCTTCCTCCCGCCGGTGCCGAGCGGCGCGACGGTGTACGTCCCGAGCAGGACCGGCCATCTCCACGCCCTGGATCGCGCCACCGGCAAGCCACGGTGGAGCTTCCGCGCGGGTGCCCGGATCACCGCCGGCCCCGTGGTGAGCGGCGGGGCGGTGTACGTGGGCGGCGGCGACGGCGCGCTGCACAAACTGGCCGCCGCCACCGGCCGGACGTCGTGGGACTTCGCACCCGGCGGTGGCGACGGCATCCACGGCGGCCTCGTCGTCGCCCGCGGCACCGTCTACCTGCACCACGTCAACGGCCTGCTGTACGCGCTGGACGCCGCCTCGGGCGGGCGCCGGTGGAGCTTCCCGGCCGGCGACAGCGTCATGTCCCGCCCGGCGGTGGCGCACGGCGTCGTGTACGCCGGGAACGTCGAGGGCCGGGTGCACGCGCTCGACGCCGCCACCGGCACGACCCGGTGGACCTTCCGGACCAGCGGCCAGGTCAGGACGACCCCGGTGGTGGCGGGCGGCCTGGTGTACGTCGGGAGCACGACCGGCGAGGTGTCCGCGATCCCGGCGGCGGGCGGCTAG